A window from Triticum aestivum cultivar Chinese Spring chromosome 6D, IWGSC CS RefSeq v2.1, whole genome shotgun sequence encodes these proteins:
- the LOC123143825 gene encoding uncharacterized protein, which produces MDPAPFPAPPPCSLSPHPHLTFARSHDGIRLCAARAPPALRSSMGTWMGRGRGGDGLCYRAALPSTSQLGAPPSTLVLRCSWLSIVKHKGGGEITRDKLLVKDGIDHMLILHDFFFDLSLCDLSVHAGGGVQTYT; this is translated from the exons ATGGATCCAGCCCCTTTCCCCGCCCCACCCCCATGCAGCCTCTCTCCACATCCTCACCTTACCTTTGCTCGTTCCCATGACGGTATCAGGCTCTGCGCTGCTAGAGCCCCCCCTGCTCTAAGGTCTAGCATGGGGACATGGATGGGAAGAGGGCGTGGAGGGGATGGTCTGTGCTACAGAGCTGCGCTCCCTTCCACATCGCAGCTAGGCGCGCCCCCATCGACACTCGTGCTGAGGTGTTCCTGGCTCTCCATCGTCAAACACAAAGGCGGTGGGGAAATTACACGGGATAAGCTGCTCGTGAAGGACGGCATCGACCACATGCTCATCTTGCACGACTTCTTCTTCGACCTTTCTCTCTG TGATCTAAGTGTGCATGCTGGAGGAGGCGTTCAAACCTATACCTAA